A part of Carassius carassius chromosome 4, fCarCar2.1, whole genome shotgun sequence genomic DNA contains:
- the LOC132139515 gene encoding bone morphogenetic protein 3-like — protein sequence MDRCQRLFILLLGWGYLFCGYCAVLKTPFMGFSKDMQFGQKVEAQDKQHVKKAEQDTLSEHMQMLYAKFTSAGFPLKDGNTVRSFKGHLGTINNKQLQIFNLTSLTKSEDVLSATLHYYIGDLQNSSHRCTRHKSCAHHNLRRQGHIHLDVWSFSLVDNTIRTVGHFSINISTMYQDFISWQWKDITRVVNQAKQHNQLLIGIDTDSKGSQPWKKLLSDSSPYILVYANDSAISEPESVVSTLQRHKSRLVPNLHMLEIHNRSASSQHRTKRSANILLPLQNNELPGPEYPYEIPTWDETSPYDPMESKPVKRPRKKPRKNPRHKNPLLQFDEQTIKKARKKQWNEPKNCARRYLKVDFADIGWSEWIISPKSFDAYYCSGSCQFPMPKSLKPSNHATIQSIVRAVGVVPGIPEPCCVPEKMSSLSILFFDEDKNVVLKVYPNMTVDSCACR from the exons ATGGATCGCTGTCAACGACTGTTTATCCTCCTTTTGGGATGGGGTTATCTGTTTTGTGGATACTGTGCTGTGCTTAAAACACCCTTCATGGGTTTCTCAAAAGACATGCAGTTTGGACAAAAAGTGGAAGCGCAAGATAAGCAACATGTAAAGAAAGCCGAGCAGGACACGCTGTCAGAACACATGCAGATGCTCTACGCCAAATTCACCAGCGCGGGATTCCCTCTCAAAGATGGGAACACTGTCCGCAGCTTCAAAGGACATTTGG ggACTATCAACAATAAGCAGTTACAGATCTTCAACCTCACTTCCCTCACTAAGTCTGAGGACGTTCTCTCAGCAACGTTGCACTACTACATTGGTGACCTGCAGAACAGCAGCCACAGATGCACAAGGCACAAGAGCTGTGCTCACCATAACCTCAGGAGGCAAGGTCATATTCACCTAGATGTCTGGAGCTTCAGCTTGGTGGATAACACCATCAGAACAGTCGGCCATTTCTCCATTAACATCTCCACAATGTACCAGGACTTCATATCATGGCAGTGGAAAGACATTACTCGTGTAGTCAACCAAGCTAAGCAACACAACCAGCTTCTCATAGGCATTGACACCGACTCAAAAGGAAGTCAACCTTGGAAGAAACTCTTGTCTGATAGTTCTCCTTACATTTTGGTCTACGCAAATGACTCGGCTATCTCAGAGCCTGAGAGTGTAGTGTCCACCCTGCAGAGACACAAAAGCAGACTAGTGCCAAATCTTCATATGCTCGAAATACATAATCGCAGTGCCTCCTCACAACATCGGACCAAGAGGTCTGCCAACATCCTGCTGCCGCTACAGAACAATGAGCTTCCAGGCCCAGAGTACCCTTATGAGATACCTACATGGGACGAGACCAGCCCTTATGATCCAATGGAGAGTAAACCAGTCAAGCGCCCTCGCAAGAAGCCTCGCAAAAATCCACGACATAAGAACCCTCTTCTGCAGTTTGATGAGCAGACCATTAAGAAAGCACGTAAAAAGCAATGGAACGAGCCAAAGAACTGTGCTCGCAGATATTTAAAGGTTGATTTTGCAGATATCGGCTGGAGCGAGTGGATTATCTCCCCCAAGTCTTTTGATGCGTACTACTGCTCGGGGTCATGTCAGTTCCCCATGCCAAAG TCTCTGAAACCATCAAACCACGCTACCATTCAGAGCATCGTGCGTGCAGTGGGGGTGGTCCCGGGCATCCCAGAGCCCTGCTGTGTACCAGAGAAGATGTCTTCCCTCAGCATCCTCTTCTTTGATGAAGACAAGAATGTGGTCCTCAAGGTCTACCCAAACATGACAGTGGACTCCTGTGCCTGTCGGTAA
- the LOC132139513 gene encoding cGMP-dependent protein kinase 2-like, producing the protein MGNGSMKLNPLKQARGSAKSKNNGESSSVSQVLRVRVEELENQLKKKDEDLNAKEIQIKHLEEQLAQQRQTISEISDTLRNKCLQLNKLQDALKNQCDLGLLPSPIKEKVSQCLTGLLRDTLNRRRGAKAGVSAEPSSRTYDSSGVPKFYFESARVWKEQSVKKLLTDALNKNQYLRRLEVQQVKDMVECMYERTYQQGEYVIKQGEPGNHLFVLADGKLDVYQHNKLLTSIAVWTTFGELAILYNCTRTASVKAGSNVKTWALDREVFHNIMRMTAEARHEQYRNFLRSVSLLASLPGDKLTKIVDCLEVEYYNKGDYIIREGEEGNTFYIIANGKIKVTQSTQDHEEPQIINTLGKGDYFGEKALISDDVRSANIIADEEGVECLVIDRETFSQTVGTFDELKNYLQSYVENLARDDKKRNAKRSGSSTPPTTPVSHDMIELKERESNFAAIPFSCLEVIATLGVGGFGRVELVKVKNENETFALKCIKKRHIVDNRQEEHIYSERRILLETNSPFIVKMYCTFKDNKYVYMLLEACLGGEIWSLLRDRGSFDEYTAKFCVGCVTEAFDYLHNNSIIYRDLKPENLMLDTDGYVKLVDFGFAKKLRCGQKTWTFCGTPEYVAPEIILNKGHGLSVDFWSLGILIFELLTGSPPFTGSDQMIIYTFILKGIEKMDFPKKITKRPGDLIRKLCRQNPSERLGNLKNGITDIKKHRWFTGFSWSGMKSRSLISPLKREVKGPTDHSYFDSYPPEEEIPPDEMSGWDTDF; encoded by the exons ATGGGAAATGGCTCGATGAAGCTGAACCCTCTAAAGCAGGCCAGAGGCTCTGCCAAATCCAAAAACAACGGAGAATCAAGCTCAGTTTCTCAAGTTCTCAGAGTTAGAGTGGAAGAATTAGAGAATCAGCTGAAGAAGAAGGATGAAGACCTGAATGCCAAGGAGATTCAGATCAAACATCTAGAGGAGCAGCTGGCCCAACAGAGACAGACCATCTCTGAGATCTCTGACACTTTGAGGAACAAGTGTCTCCAACTCAACAAACTCCAGGATGCACTGAAGAATCAATGCGATTTAGGTCTCCTGCCATCACCTATCAAGGAAAAGGTCAGTCAGTGTCTCACTGGCCTGCTCAGAGATACCCTCAATAGGAGGAGAGGAGCCAAAGCTGGAGTTTCTGCAGAACCTTCATCCAGAACGTATGATTCCAGCGGTGTTCCAAAGTTCTACTTTGAGAGTGCACGAGTCTGGAAAGAGCAAAG TGTAAAGAAGCTCCTCACAGATGCTTTGAATAAGAACCAGTATCTGAGACGACTGGAAGTGCAACAGGTCAAAGACATGGTGGAATGCATGTATGAGAGGACGTACCAGCAGGGAGAATACGTCATTAAACAAGGAGAGCCAGGAAACCACCTGTTTGTGCTTGCAG ATGGCAAACTGGATGTCTATCAGCACAACAAACTGCTCACATCAATAGCAGTCTGGACCACATTTGGTGAATTAGCCATCTTGTACAATTGCACCAGGACTGCCTCGGTCAAAG CTGGCAGCAATGTGAAGACATGGGCCCTCGATCGAGAAGTCTTTCACAACATCATGCGGATGACTGCCGAGGCTCGACACGAGCAATACCGCAACTTCCTGAGGAG tgtttcaCTTCTTGCCAGTCTTCCTGGGGACAAACTAACTAAGATTGTGGACTGCTTAGAGGTG GAATACTATAATAAAGGTGACTACATCATCCGGGAAGGAGAAGAAGGAAACACCTTTTATATAATTGCCAACGGAAAG ATTAAAGTCACACAGAGCACACAGGATCATGAAGAGCCTCAGATCATCAACACCTTGGGGAAAGGGGATTATTTCGGCGAGAAGGCCCTCATCAG CGATGATGTCAGATCTGCGAATATAATCGCAGATGAGGAGGGTGTGGAATGCCTTGTCATTGATCGAGA AACTTTCAGTCAGACTGTCGGAACTTTTGATGAGCTTAAAAATTACCTCCAGAGCTATGTCGAAAATTTAGCACGGGATGATAAGAAAAGAAATGCAAA GAGGTCAGGAAGCAGCACTCCTCCCACCACACCTGTGTCACATGATATGATTgagctgaaagagagagagagcaacttTGCAGCCATACCCTTCAGCTGCCTCGAGGTTATTGCCACGCTGGGAGTAGGAGGCTTTGGCAGAGTTGAATTG GTGAAGGTGAAGAACGAGAATGAGACGTTTGCGCTGAAATGCATCAAGAAACGGCATATTGTGGATAACAGACAGGAAGAGCACATTTACTCTGAGAGGAGGATCTTGCTTGAGACAAACTCTCCTTTCATTGTGAA AATGTACTGCACCTTTAAAGACAACAAGTATGTGTACATGCTGTTGGAGGCATGTTTGGGTGGCGAGATCTGGAGTCTTCTTAGAGACAG GGGGAGTTTTGATGAGTACACTGCCAAGTTCTGTGTGGGCTGCGTAACAGAGGCCTTCGACTACCTCCACAACAACAGCATCATTTACAGAGACCTGAAGCCTGAGAATCTCATGCTGGACACAGATGGATATGTCAAGTTG GTGGATTTTGGCTTTGCTAAAAAGCTCAGGTGTGGCCAGAAGACCTGGACATTCTGTGGGACTCCAGAGTATGTTGCACCTGAAATCATTCTCAATAAAGGACATGGTCTCAGTGTGGACTTCTGGTCTCTTGGAATCCTGATTTTTGAACTTCTTACAGGAAG CCCCCCGTTTACTGGCTCCGATCAGATGATTATATACACATTCATTCTGAAAGGAATTGAGAAGATGGACTTTCCTAAAAAGATCACCAAGAGGCCAGGTGACCTTATCCGAAAGCTGTGCAG ACAAAACCCTTCAGAGCGACTGGGAAATTTGAAGAATGGAATAACTGATATTAAAAAACACAG ATGGTTTACAGGATTTAGCTGGAGTGGTATGAAATCCAGAAGTCTGATATCACCACTTAaaagagag GTGAAAGGACCCACTGACCACAGTTACTTTGACAGTTATCCTCCTGAAGAAGAAATCCCTCCAGATGAAATGTCGGGTTGGGACACAGACTTCTAA